The region CTGGTGGGGAGCGAGGTGAGCACCCAGAAGTCGAGGGTGTCGTAGGTGCCGCTGACGTTGAGATTGAGTTTGCTGAGGACGAAATAGGTGGTGTTGAGGCTAAGATTGATGTTGGTGTCGACGAGCGCAACGGTATTGGCCCCGGTCTGATATTTGAGGGACATGGTGGTGGAGGTGTCGGCAAAGGTGGAGATGCCGTAGCCGAAGCCTTGGAGTTGATGACCGGAGGAAGTGCCGTTCTGACCACCCCAGAGGGCACCATAACTAGCCCCAACGGTGGGTTGGTTCATGGAACTGAGCACCGAAGTGGGGCTGTCGGACCCGCTCCCACCCGAGAGGAAGTGGATCATGCTTTCGCGTCCGGCATCGAAGGCAAGGGTGGAGGGACGGAAGAGGGTGCTGGTCCAGATGGTGGTAGAAGCGGTGGTGTCGGCGGTGAAAGTGCGGGAGATGCTGCGGGAGTATTCGCCGTTGGAGTTGGGGGTGACGAGCATGCTGCCACCGGGGCTGGCATAGCCAGGGAGGCTGAGGTTGGTGGTGCTGGTGTTGAAATAGCCGGTGCCGTTGTTGGTCCACGCGCCGGTGAAGCCTGGATTGTCGGTGCCGGAGCGATTGGCGGGGGATGTGTTGGTGGTGTAGGCAGGAGCAGCGGCACCGAAGACGAAGTCCTCCGAGGCAAGGACGACGGCCTGGAGAGTGGTGGGGCTGAGTTGCGCCATGAGGAACGCGAGGGCGACGGGGTAGAATTTGCGTTTCATGATGTGGGTAACGGAAGCGGGGCATGATGATTTGCGGAAATCGGACGGATTGAAAGATATAGGGTTGAGTTATAGTAACGTTATCATGTCTGAGTCCGCCGTCAGTCTTCATGATATTGCCAAACACGCGGGGGTGACGGCGATGACGGTGTCGCGTGTCTTGCGTCGGTTGCCGGGGGCGGGGGAGGAGACGCGACGAAAGGTGATGGAATCGGCAGAGGCGTTGGGGTATGCGCCGAATCCAGACCTTACGAGGGCCATGCAGTTGGTGAGGTCAAAAAAGAGCCGGACCAACGCGGCGGTGATTGCGGTGGTGAGGGAGGAGATCCCGGGGGACGATTTATTGGATGGTGCGTGTCATTTCATGCCGATGGAGTTTTTGCAGCGTTCGGCGGAGAGTCATGGGTATCGCGTGGAGGAGTTTT is a window of Phragmitibacter flavus DNA encoding:
- a CDS encoding PEP-CTERM sorting domain-containing protein (PEP-CTERM proteins occur, often in large numbers, in the proteomes of bacteria that also encode an exosortase, a predicted intramembrane cysteine proteinase. The presence of a PEP-CTERM domain at a protein's C-terminus predicts cleavage within the sorting domain, followed by covalent anchoring to some some component of the (usually Gram-negative) cell surface. Many PEP-CTERM proteins exhibit an unusual sequence composition that includes large numbers of potential glycosylation sites. Expression of one such protein has been shown restore the ability of a bacterium to form floc, a type of biofilm.), encoding MKRKFYPVALAFLMAQLSPTTLQAVVLASEDFVFGAAAPAYTTNTSPANRSGTDNPGFTGAWTNNGTGYFNTSTTNLSLPGYASPGGSMLVTPNSNGEYSRSISRTFTADTTASTTIWTSTLFRPSTLAFDAGRESMIHFLSGGSGSDSPTSVLSSMNQPTVGASYGALWGGQNGTSSGHQLQGFGYGISTFADTSTTMSLKYQTGANTVALVDTNINLSLNTTYFVLSKLNLNVSGTYDTLDFWVLTSLPTSEALLGAPSYSITAADQVNLLTASSNLNNVVFAAGTLLDAPSSSSLTNFDAIRIGTTFADVTAIPEPSRALLLGTALGLTLLHRRRPMTNITLQ